From the genome of Sphingomonas sp. HMP6, one region includes:
- a CDS encoding type II toxin-antitoxin system PemK/MazF family toxin, with the protein MWAREAERGQDEGLKDRPAVVVIARIVRETQTEITVAPVTHSMPNDPQAAVEIPAKVKRQLGLDQERSWIVTSELNRFVWPGPDIRVAPGRDTPVYDAIPELLFEKLRVAVNRQVAAGRLKVTKRTE; encoded by the coding sequence TTGTGGGCGCGCGAGGCCGAGCGGGGACAGGACGAAGGGCTGAAGGATCGCCCCGCCGTCGTCGTCATCGCGCGGATCGTGCGAGAGACGCAGACCGAGATCACCGTCGCGCCGGTGACGCACAGCATGCCCAACGACCCGCAGGCCGCTGTCGAAATACCCGCCAAGGTCAAGCGCCAGCTTGGGCTGGATCAGGAGCGAAGCTGGATCGTCACCAGCGAACTCAATCGTTTCGTCTGGCCCGGCCCGGACATCCGCGTTGCGCCGGGCCGCGATACGCCGGTGTACGACGCGATCCCGGAATTGCTGTTCGAAAAGCTGCGCGTTGCCGTAAACCGGCAAGTCGCGGCTGGGCGGTTGAAGGTGACCAAACGGACCGAGTGA
- a CDS encoding type II toxin-antitoxin system Phd/YefM family antitoxin: protein MSEPLLAVSAKDVANRFGFYTDEAMQRPVGITRHGTTRVVMLSFKEYERLKRRDREVIRTEDLDDSTLNAILTAEVSERSKALNYLMDDSEPG, encoded by the coding sequence ATGTCAGAACCCCTCCTCGCCGTCTCGGCCAAGGATGTCGCCAATCGCTTCGGTTTCTACACCGATGAGGCGATGCAGCGTCCGGTCGGGATCACGCGGCACGGCACGACGCGCGTCGTGATGCTCTCGTTCAAGGAATATGAGCGGCTGAAACGGCGCGACCGCGAGGTGATCAGGACGGAGGATCTGGATGACTCAACGCTCAACGCCATCCTCACCGCCGAAGTCTCCGAGCGGTCCAAGGCGCTCAACTACCTCATGGACGATTCCGAGCCCGGCTGA
- the hslV gene encoding ATP-dependent protease subunit HslV — translation MSENKMVWHGTTILSVRKNGRVVVAGDGQVTQGQTVMKPNAKKVRRLGDGSVIGGFAGATADAFTLFERLERKLEQHHGQLLRAAVELAKDWRTDKYLRNLEAMMIVADKDVTLILTGTGDVLEPEGGPNGTVAAIGSGGNFALSAARALSDYEADAETICRKAMGIAAELCVYTNDRLTVESLEAS, via the coding sequence ATGAGCGAGAACAAAATGGTGTGGCACGGCACCACGATCCTGTCCGTGCGCAAGAATGGCCGTGTCGTCGTCGCCGGAGACGGCCAGGTGACGCAGGGCCAGACGGTGATGAAGCCCAATGCGAAGAAGGTGCGGCGGCTCGGCGACGGGTCGGTGATCGGCGGGTTCGCCGGCGCGACCGCCGATGCCTTCACGCTGTTCGAGCGGCTGGAACGCAAGCTGGAGCAGCATCACGGCCAATTGCTGCGTGCCGCGGTCGAGCTGGCGAAGGACTGGCGCACCGACAAATACCTCCGCAATCTGGAGGCGATGATGATCGTCGCCGACAAGGACGTGACGCTGATCCTGACGGGGACTGGCGACGTGCTGGAGCCGGAAGGCGGGCCCAATGGCACGGTCGCCGCGATCGGTTCGGGCGGGAATTTCGCCTTGTCGGCGGCGCGCGCGCTGTCCGATTACGAAGCCGATGCCGAGACGATCTGCCGCAAGGCGATGGGCATCGCGGCCGAGCTATGCGTCTACACCAACGACCGGCTGACGGTCGAAAGCCTCGAAGCCTCCTGA
- the hslU gene encoding ATP-dependent protease ATPase subunit HslU — MNDALTPKAIVRALDEHIIGQQDAKRAVAVAMRNRWRRQQLSPDLRDEVSPKNILMIGPTGCGKTEISRRLAKLADAPFIKVEATKFTEVGYVGRDVEQIARDLVEEAIRLEKDRRRVAVKDKAEEAAMTRLLDALTGKGASEATREAFRQRLHDGHLRDTEIEIELEAAPQMPFDVPGGGAQMINLSEMMGKAFGQGQLKRRKLTVPAAWDKLVEEEADKRLDQDEVSRMALADAEANGIVFLDEIDKIAVSDVRGGSVSREGVQRDLLPLIEGTTVATKYGPMKTDHILFIASGAFHVAKPSDLLPELQGRLPIRVELKALTEDDFVAILSDTKASLTQQYVALIATENVGVEFTVDGIRAVAKIAAEVNGEIENIGARRLQTVMEKLLEDVSFNAEDRGGETVVVDAAYVETHLASIARNTDLSRFVL; from the coding sequence ATGAACGACGCCCTCACCCCCAAAGCCATCGTCCGCGCGCTCGACGAGCACATCATCGGCCAGCAGGACGCCAAACGCGCGGTCGCGGTCGCGATGCGCAACCGCTGGCGTCGGCAGCAGCTCTCGCCCGATCTGCGCGACGAGGTTTCCCCGAAGAACATCCTGATGATCGGGCCGACCGGTTGCGGCAAGACCGAGATCAGCCGTCGTCTGGCCAAGCTCGCCGATGCGCCCTTCATCAAGGTCGAGGCGACCAAATTCACCGAAGTCGGCTATGTCGGCCGCGACGTCGAACAGATTGCGCGCGATCTGGTCGAGGAAGCGATCCGGCTGGAGAAGGATCGCCGCCGCGTCGCCGTGAAGGACAAAGCCGAGGAAGCCGCGATGACGCGGCTGCTCGATGCGCTGACCGGCAAGGGCGCCAGCGAGGCGACGCGCGAAGCCTTCCGCCAGCGGCTGCACGACGGCCATCTGCGCGATACCGAGATCGAGATCGAACTCGAAGCCGCACCGCAAATGCCCTTCGACGTTCCCGGCGGCGGCGCACAGATGATCAACCTCAGCGAGATGATGGGCAAGGCGTTCGGGCAGGGCCAGCTCAAGCGTCGCAAGCTCACCGTCCCCGCCGCGTGGGACAAGCTCGTCGAGGAGGAAGCCGACAAGCGCCTCGATCAGGACGAAGTATCCCGCATGGCGCTCGCCGATGCCGAGGCCAACGGTATCGTCTTCCTCGACGAGATCGACAAGATCGCGGTCAGCGACGTGCGCGGCGGATCGGTCAGCCGTGAGGGCGTGCAGCGCGATCTGCTGCCGTTGATCGAGGGCACGACCGTCGCGACCAAATATGGCCCGATGAAGACCGACCATATCCTGTTCATCGCCAGCGGCGCGTTCCACGTCGCCAAGCCGAGCGACCTGTTGCCAGAGCTCCAGGGCCGCCTGCCGATCCGTGTCGAGCTGAAGGCGCTGACCGAGGACGATTTCGTCGCGATCCTCAGCGACACCAAGGCCTCACTGACGCAGCAATATGTCGCGCTGATCGCGACCGAGAATGTCGGTGTCGAGTTCACCGTCGATGGCATCCGCGCGGTCGCGAAGATCGCCGCCGAAGTGAATGGCGAGATCGAGAATATCGGCGCGCGGCGGTTGCAGACGGTGATGGAAAAGCTGCTCGAAGACGTCAGCTTCAATGCCGAGGACCGCGGCGGGGAGACGGTTGTCGTCGACGCCGCTTATGTCGAGACGCATCTGGCAAGCATCGCGCGCAACACCGATCTCAGCCGGTTCGTGCTCTAG
- the gloB gene encoding hydroxyacylglutathione hydrolase has protein sequence MPSNLEIVRIPALSDNYVWLVHDPASNETIVVDPSEAAPVLAEAEARGWKISQIWNTHWHPDHTDGNAAIKALGATVSGPAAEAEKIPTLDVALREGDTVRIGAHVATVMETPGHTAGHIVFHMADDAALFSGDTLFAMGCGRLFEGGPAQMYANMQRLATLPPETIVYCAHEYTQSNGRYAAAAEPDNAAVTERMSDVDAKRAAGEPTVPTTIALELATNPFLRASSAEQLAERRAAKDVF, from the coding sequence ATGCCAAGCAACCTCGAAATCGTCCGCATCCCGGCGCTGAGCGACAATTATGTCTGGCTGGTGCATGATCCCGCATCGAACGAGACGATCGTGGTCGATCCGAGCGAGGCGGCACCGGTTCTAGCCGAAGCCGAGGCGCGAGGCTGGAAGATCTCGCAGATCTGGAACACGCACTGGCACCCCGATCACACCGACGGCAATGCCGCGATCAAGGCGCTCGGCGCAACGGTCAGCGGCCCCGCCGCCGAAGCGGAGAAGATCCCGACACTCGACGTGGCCCTGCGCGAGGGCGACACGGTGCGCATCGGCGCGCATGTCGCGACCGTAATGGAGACACCGGGTCACACCGCCGGGCACATCGTCTTCCACATGGCCGACGATGCCGCGCTGTTCAGCGGCGACACGCTCTTCGCGATGGGCTGCGGCCGATTGTTCGAGGGTGGCCCCGCGCAGATGTATGCCAATATGCAGCGCCTGGCGACTTTGCCCCCCGAGACGATCGTGTATTGCGCGCACGAATATACCCAGTCGAATGGGCGCTATGCCGCGGCGGCCGAGCCCGACAATGCCGCGGTTACCGAGCGGATGAGCGACGTAGACGCCAAGCGTGCGGCGGGCGAGCCGACCGTGCCCACGACGATCGCGCTGGAGCTGGCCACCAATCCCTTCCTGCGCGCGTCCTCGGCCGAACAGCTTGCCGAACGGCGTGCGGCGAAGGATGTTTTCTAG
- a CDS encoding VOC family protein, with protein sequence MKYLHTMIRVTDPDATVAFFKLLGLEEVRRMESTAGRFTLIFLATPEDMTAPGQRASAEVELTYNWPAEGQPAEVYTGGRNFGHLAYYVDDIYETCQRLMDGGVTINRPPRDGNMAFVRTPDLISIELLQDGPALAPAEPWVSMPNVGEW encoded by the coding sequence ATGAAATACCTCCACACGATGATCCGCGTGACCGATCCCGACGCGACGGTTGCGTTCTTCAAGCTGCTTGGGCTTGAAGAGGTGCGGCGCATGGAAAGCACGGCGGGGCGCTTCACGCTGATCTTCCTCGCGACGCCTGAAGACATGACCGCGCCAGGCCAGCGCGCCAGCGCCGAAGTCGAGCTGACCTATAATTGGCCGGCCGAGGGACAGCCCGCCGAAGTCTATACCGGCGGCCGCAATTTCGGGCATCTGGCCTATTATGTCGATGATATCTACGAGACCTGCCAGCGGTTGATGGACGGCGGCGTGACGATCAACCGCCCGCCGCGCGACGGCAATATGGCGTTCGTCCGCACGCCCGACCTGATCTCGATCGAATTGCTGCAGGACGGCCCGGCGCTCGCGCCAGCGGAACCATGGGTGTCGATGCCCAATGTGGGGGAATGGTAA
- a CDS encoding tetratricopeptide repeat protein has product MILLFLLAQAATAVGPPAPVADRYERCLDRAKSDPTAAEAEAGQWQLAGGSFFASQCLGMAYANEARWSAAAASFESAARAAEKAGDTRDANYWAQAGNAWLAAGDAAKARSALDAAISGGTLKGLPLGEAHLDRARAMVASNDPEGARDDLDRALTEVPADPLAWLLSATLARREQQVVRAKTDIAEALRLGADDPAVQLEAGNIAALAGDEAGARAAWREAVTLRPDSAAGKAAAAALKQFDAKP; this is encoded by the coding sequence ATGATCCTGTTGTTCTTGCTCGCCCAGGCCGCCACCGCGGTCGGCCCGCCCGCGCCGGTCGCGGATCGTTACGAACGCTGCCTCGACCGCGCGAAAAGCGATCCGACTGCCGCCGAAGCCGAAGCGGGCCAATGGCAATTGGCGGGCGGCAGCTTCTTCGCCAGCCAGTGCCTCGGCATGGCCTATGCCAATGAAGCGCGCTGGTCGGCGGCGGCCGCATCGTTCGAAAGCGCTGCGCGCGCCGCCGAAAAGGCCGGCGATACGCGCGATGCCAATTACTGGGCGCAGGCGGGGAACGCCTGGCTTGCAGCTGGCGACGCGGCCAAGGCACGAAGCGCGCTCGATGCGGCAATCTCGGGCGGGACGCTGAAAGGCCTGCCGCTGGGCGAGGCGCATCTCGACCGCGCGCGGGCGATGGTCGCGAGCAACGATCCAGAGGGGGCACGCGACGATCTCGATCGGGCGCTGACCGAAGTTCCGGCCGATCCGCTGGCGTGGCTGCTCTCGGCAACGCTCGCACGGCGCGAACAGCAGGTGGTGCGCGCGAAAACTGACATTGCCGAGGCGCTGCGCCTGGGCGCGGACGATCCGGCGGTGCAACTCGAAGCCGGCAACATCGCTGCGCTGGCGGGTGACGAGGCTGGCGCGCGTGCGGCGTGGCGCGAAGCGGTGACGCTGCGGCCAGACAGCGCGGCGGGAAAGGCGGCAGCGGCAGCGCTCAAGCAGTTCGACGCCAAGCCATAA
- a CDS encoding alpha/beta fold hydrolase produces the protein MTDTPAPPPRPALAYHKTPGTGPTVVFLPGYGSDMEGTKALALEAWAKRTGRAYLRFDYGGCGHSEGAFEEQTLAGWRDDVVTMLDELVDGPAVLVGSSMGGWLMLLVARDRPEQVAGLVGIAPAPDFTDWGFSVEEKLTLLSDGRLERVGRYADLPMVYTRAFWQSGEANRVMFTGLPIDVPVRLLQGMADTDVPWNRAVRLAELLRSANVQVQLIKDGDHRLSRDADLAALIAALEDVMRAL, from the coding sequence ATGACCGACACCCCCGCGCCCCCGCCCCGCCCCGCCCTCGCCTATCACAAGACCCCCGGCACCGGCCCCACGGTCGTGTTCCTGCCCGGCTATGGCTCGGACATGGAGGGCACCAAGGCGCTGGCGCTGGAGGCGTGGGCCAAGCGGACGGGTCGCGCGTACCTCCGCTTCGATTATGGCGGATGCGGCCATAGCGAGGGCGCGTTCGAGGAACAGACACTTGCTGGTTGGCGCGATGATGTCGTGACGATGCTCGATGAACTGGTCGATGGGCCGGCGGTACTGGTCGGATCATCGATGGGCGGATGGCTGATGCTGCTGGTCGCGCGCGACCGGCCGGAGCAGGTCGCCGGACTCGTCGGCATCGCGCCCGCGCCCGATTTCACCGACTGGGGCTTCAGCGTGGAGGAGAAATTGACGCTGCTCTCCGACGGGCGGCTCGAACGGGTCGGACGCTATGCCGATCTACCGATGGTCTACACCCGCGCCTTCTGGCAATCGGGCGAGGCCAATCGCGTGATGTTTACCGGGCTCCCGATCGATGTGCCGGTGCGGTTGCTGCAGGGCATGGCGGATACCGACGTGCCGTGGAACCGCGCCGTCCGGCTGGCCGAATTGCTGCGTTCAGCCAATGTGCAGGTGCAGTTGATCAAGGACGGTGACCACCGCCTGTCGCGCGATGCGGACCTCGCCGCGCTGATCGCGGCACTAGAGGATGTGATGCGCGCCTTATGA
- a CDS encoding alpha/beta fold hydrolase → MTPATKARLIAAVGFPLLLLHGHALHAAPNATEGAATTAPAVERMPHISVTTMGETGSPVILIPGLASPRAVWDGIAPDLAKMHRVYLVQVNGFGGDAVGENAKPGVLEGVAADLDGYIRKHNIKDPAIIGHSIGGLLAMMMGARYPGSTGRVIVVDALPFFSLLFDPGMTVEAARSFAEQARARTLATPLQTATVTTDPGGIWSITPEGRIKVANWGNKAAPAATAQALYEAMTTDVRPELAKITAKPFTVLYATGAGPRAKTIWESGYAGSPAKLVPIANSWHFIMLDQPKAFHAAVHDFLHEQ, encoded by the coding sequence ATGACCCCTGCTACCAAAGCGCGCTTGATCGCCGCGGTCGGTTTCCCGCTACTGCTGCTCCACGGCCACGCGCTGCACGCCGCCCCGAATGCGACGGAGGGTGCTGCTACGACCGCCCCCGCCGTGGAGCGGATGCCGCATATCTCGGTCACGACGATGGGCGAAACGGGCAGCCCGGTCATCCTGATCCCGGGCCTCGCCTCCCCCCGCGCAGTATGGGACGGGATCGCGCCGGACCTGGCCAAAATGCACCGGGTGTATCTGGTGCAAGTCAACGGTTTTGGCGGCGATGCGGTCGGCGAGAATGCCAAGCCGGGCGTGCTGGAGGGCGTCGCTGCCGACCTCGATGGCTATATCCGCAAGCATAACATCAAGGACCCCGCGATCATCGGCCATTCGATCGGCGGGTTGCTGGCGATGATGATGGGCGCACGCTATCCGGGCTCGACCGGGCGGGTGATAGTGGTCGATGCGCTGCCGTTTTTCAGCCTGTTGTTCGACCCCGGCATGACCGTCGAGGCGGCGCGCTCCTTTGCCGAGCAAGCGCGCGCGCGGACGCTGGCGACTCCGCTTCAGACCGCGACGGTAACAACCGACCCAGGCGGAATCTGGTCGATCACCCCGGAGGGACGGATCAAGGTCGCCAATTGGGGCAACAAGGCGGCCCCGGCGGCGACGGCACAGGCGCTGTATGAGGCGATGACCACCGATGTCCGCCCGGAGCTGGCGAAGATCACCGCTAAACCCTTTACGGTGCTCTATGCGACTGGCGCCGGGCCGCGCGCGAAAACGATCTGGGAAAGTGGCTACGCCGGGTCGCCGGCGAAGCTCGTGCCGATTGCCAATAGCTGGCACTTCATTATGCTCGATCAGCCCAAAGCGTTCCATGCGGCGGTGCATGATTTTCTTCACGAGCAATAA
- a CDS encoding helix-turn-helix transcriptional regulator, translated as MTNRLRVLRAERGWSQGDLADRLEVSRQSVNAIETGRYDPSLPLAFRIAELFGLAIEEIFVSPSKEIEA; from the coding sequence ATGACCAACCGTCTCCGCGTCTTGCGCGCAGAACGAGGGTGGAGCCAGGGCGATCTGGCCGACCGGCTCGAGGTGTCGCGCCAGAGCGTCAACGCGATCGAAACAGGGCGCTATGATCCCTCGCTCCCGCTCGCCTTCCGCATCGCCGAATTGTTCGGTCTCGCGATCGAAGAAATTTTCGTCAGCCCGTCGAAGGAGATTGAAGCATGA
- a CDS encoding NAD(P)/FAD-dependent oxidoreductase → MLRITELRLPLHHADEELPAAIRKRLRITPRDMVRFAIARRAHDARDKADIQLVYAVDVTLRDEAPVLARMKKDRGVQRTPDTSYKFVAKLTDYRGPRPVVIGAGPCGLFAGLILAQMGLKPIIVDRGKVVRERTKDTWGLWRRGVLNPESNVQFGEGGAGTFSDGKLYSRIKDPRHLDRKVMIEFVKAGAPPEILTEAHPHIGTFRLVTMVESMRATIEALGGEYRFETRVDGVDVATDAAGVRRMRGLHLHGGGYLEAEQVVLAVGHSARDTFQMLHDGGVFVEAKPFSIGVRIEHPQSWIDRARFGANAGNPILGAAEYHISHHAKNGRTAYSFCMCPGGTVVAATSEIGRVATNGMSQYSRNERNANSGMVVGIDPARDYPDGPLAGIALQREIEERAFVAGGSNYNAPAQLLGDFLAGRPSTKLGSVTPSYKPGVTMTDLALCLPEFAVTAMREALVQFGREIPGYDHPDAVLTGVETRTSAPIRITRGDDFQSLNTVGLYPAGEGAGYAGGILSAAVDGIKVAEAVARAVQHP, encoded by the coding sequence ATGCTCCGCATCACCGAACTCCGCCTGCCGCTGCACCATGCGGATGAGGAATTGCCCGCCGCGATCCGTAAGCGGCTGCGCATCACGCCGCGCGACATGGTGCGCTTCGCCATCGCCCGCCGCGCGCATGACGCGCGCGACAAGGCCGACATCCAGCTCGTCTATGCGGTCGACGTGACGCTGCGCGACGAAGCCCCGGTGCTTGCGCGGATGAAGAAGGACCGGGGCGTCCAGCGCACGCCCGATACGTCGTACAAATTCGTCGCCAAGCTGACCGACTATCGCGGCCCCCGCCCGGTGGTGATCGGCGCGGGGCCGTGCGGGTTGTTTGCCGGGCTGATCCTGGCGCAGATGGGGTTGAAGCCGATCATCGTCGATCGCGGCAAGGTGGTGCGCGAACGGACCAAGGACACGTGGGGCCTGTGGCGGCGCGGCGTGCTCAACCCCGAAAGCAACGTGCAGTTCGGCGAGGGCGGCGCGGGGACATTCTCAGACGGCAAGCTCTACAGCCGGATCAAGGACCCGCGCCACCTCGACCGCAAGGTGATGATCGAGTTCGTCAAAGCGGGCGCACCGCCCGAGATATTGACTGAGGCGCATCCGCATATCGGCACCTTCCGCCTGGTGACGATGGTCGAATCGATGCGCGCGACGATCGAGGCGCTCGGTGGTGAATATCGCTTCGAGACGCGCGTCGATGGCGTGGACGTGGCGACCGATGCGGCGGGCGTGCGGCGGATGCGCGGGCTGCATTTGCATGGCGGCGGCTATCTGGAGGCCGAGCAGGTCGTGCTCGCGGTCGGGCACAGCGCGCGCGACACGTTTCAGATGCTCCATGACGGCGGCGTTTTCGTCGAGGCCAAGCCCTTCTCGATCGGCGTGCGGATCGAGCATCCGCAATCCTGGATCGACCGCGCGCGCTTTGGCGCGAACGCGGGTAATCCGATCCTTGGTGCGGCGGAATATCACATCTCGCACCACGCCAAGAACGGGCGGACGGCGTACAGCTTCTGCATGTGCCCCGGCGGTACGGTGGTGGCGGCGACCTCCGAAATTGGGCGTGTCGCGACCAACGGAATGAGTCAATATTCGCGCAACGAGCGCAACGCCAATTCCGGTATGGTCGTCGGGATCGATCCGGCCCGCGATTATCCCGACGGGCCGCTAGCCGGGATCGCGCTGCAACGCGAGATCGAGGAACGCGCGTTCGTGGCGGGCGGATCGAACTATAACGCGCCGGCGCAATTGCTCGGCGATTTCCTGGCCGGACGCCCGTCGACGAAACTTGGCAGCGTGACGCCGTCTTACAAACCTGGCGTGACGATGACCGACCTAGCTCTGTGCCTGCCCGAGTTCGCGGTGACGGCGATGCGCGAGGCGCTGGTTCAGTTCGGCCGCGAAATCCCCGGCTACGACCATCCCGATGCGGTGCTGACCGGTGTCGAGACGCGTACCTCCGCCCCTATCCGCATCACCCGCGGCGACGATTTCCAGAGCCTCAACACGGTGGGACTGTACCCGGCGGGCGAGGGCGCGGGTTATGCTGGCGGAATTTTGTCGGCGGCGGTCGATGGGATCAAGGTGGCGGAGGCGGTGGCGCGAGCTGTACAGCACCCTTGA
- a CDS encoding DUF6356 family protein has protein sequence MFRRLFLDHPASVGESYAEHFGVATRFGITMIGAGLAGVVHGVLPFAFKTTGSSTVMRLNKQIVDKRAAVMADETQRRTVEYVI, from the coding sequence ATGTTCCGCCGCCTGTTTCTTGATCACCCCGCCTCGGTCGGCGAGAGCTATGCCGAGCATTTCGGCGTCGCGACGCGCTTCGGGATCACGATGATCGGCGCAGGGTTGGCGGGCGTGGTCCACGGCGTCCTGCCCTTTGCGTTCAAGACCACCGGGAGCAGCACCGTGATGCGGCTGAACAAGCAGATCGTCGATAAGCGCGCCGCCGTGATGGCGGACGAAACGCAGCGGCGGACGGTGGAATATGTGATCTGA
- a CDS encoding UDP-N-acetylmuramate--L-alanine ligase — protein MSDGKSYFFVGIGGSGMMPLAMILAGRGARVAGSDRTLDRGALPAKFADLAAKSVTLFPQDGSGVTSAEQIVVASAAVEASVADIVAAGRVGAQRMSRAELLASLFNQSTLPIGVAGTSGKSTVTGMIGWILHVCGRDPTVMNGAVMKNFASPSAPFASALVGGGDAFVSEVDESDGSIALYQPKIAVLNNVSLDHKSLEELRALFGDFAGKAETTVLNIGDAETAALAATLQGERVTFAVEHDADLSARNLRPEPFAIAFDLMADGGTHPVRLSVPGTHNVSNALAALGAVRAAGVPLGDAVGAIEGFSGLKRRFELVGGAYGVSVIDDFGHNPDKISATLATLHAFPGRLLVLFQPHGYGPLKVMRHELTAMFRESLGPDDLLALPDPVYQGGTVAREVTSADIVAEIGTNARHIADRADAAAWIVAQARPGDRIVVMGARDDTLSQLAADMLPQIAAKST, from the coding sequence ATGAGCGACGGCAAATCCTACTTTTTTGTCGGGATCGGCGGCAGCGGCATGATGCCGCTGGCGATGATTCTGGCCGGTCGTGGTGCGCGCGTTGCCGGATCGGACCGGACGCTCGACCGCGGCGCGCTGCCCGCCAAGTTCGCCGATCTCGCCGCCAAGAGCGTGACGCTGTTCCCGCAGGACGGATCTGGCGTGACATCGGCGGAGCAAATCGTCGTCGCCTCGGCCGCGGTTGAGGCGAGCGTCGCAGATATCGTGGCGGCGGGGCGGGTCGGGGCACAGCGGATGAGCCGGGCGGAATTGCTGGCGAGCCTGTTCAACCAAAGCACGCTGCCGATCGGCGTTGCGGGTACCAGCGGCAAATCGACCGTGACGGGCATGATCGGCTGGATCCTGCACGTCTGCGGGCGCGACCCGACCGTGATGAACGGCGCGGTGATGAAGAATTTCGCAAGTCCCTCTGCACCGTTTGCCAGCGCGCTGGTCGGCGGCGGAGACGCGTTCGTCAGCGAGGTGGATGAAAGCGACGGGTCGATCGCCTTGTACCAGCCGAAAATCGCGGTGCTCAACAACGTCAGCCTCGATCACAAATCGCTCGAGGAATTGCGCGCGCTGTTCGGTGATTTCGCGGGCAAGGCCGAGACGACGGTGCTTAACATCGGCGATGCGGAAACGGCCGCGCTGGCGGCGACGCTGCAGGGCGAGAGAGTGACCTTTGCGGTCGAACACGACGCCGACCTGAGCGCCCGCAATCTGCGCCCCGAGCCGTTCGCGATTGCCTTCGATTTGATGGCGGACGGGGGGACGCACCCGGTACGGCTCTCGGTACCGGGCACGCACAATGTCTCCAACGCGCTGGCGGCGCTCGGCGCGGTGCGCGCGGCGGGGGTGCCGCTTGGCGATGCAGTCGGCGCGATTGAGGGTTTTAGCGGGCTCAAGCGACGCTTCGAACTGGTCGGCGGAGCGTATGGCGTAAGCGTGATCGATGATTTCGGGCACAACCCCGACAAGATTTCGGCGACGCTCGCCACGTTGCACGCTTTCCCCGGGCGGTTGCTCGTGCTGTTTCAGCCGCATGGCTATGGACCGCTCAAGGTGATGCGGCACGAACTCACCGCAATGTTCCGGGAGTCGCTCGGGCCGGACGACCTGCTGGCACTGCCGGACCCGGTCTATCAAGGCGGCACGGTCGCGCGCGAGGTGACCAGCGCCGACATCGTTGCCGAGATTGGCACAAATGCGCGGCATATCGCCGACCGGGCTGACGCCGCCGCGTGGATCGTTGCGCAAGCGCGGCCCGGCGACCGGATCGTGGTGATGGGTGCGCGCGACGATACGCTCAGCCAGCTCGCCGCCGATATGCTGCCACAAATCGCAGCTAAAAGTACGTAA
- a CDS encoding LD-carboxypeptidase has translation MKIGVVAPARGIDEALAARALGLTAVAMPTVDLVFHPQCFLSEGHFAGPDAARAAAFLEMANDPTIDAIWFARGGYGSNRILHTVLPQLGAAARRKTYLGYSDMGFLLGALYAAKIGRPVHGPMVGDVTRRDGGVAFARSLRWLVNKDRGVLEPGLDAAFKGRPAAAFNLAILTALTGTPWLPDLTDHVLLIEDVSEPLYRIDRMLFTMAHATQLKGLAGVRLGQVSDVQPNDPPWGETLETMITRWCGEMGVPYLGRAAVEHGANNHVVPFGLA, from the coding sequence ATGAAGATTGGCGTAGTGGCACCCGCACGCGGCATCGACGAAGCGCTGGCGGCGCGCGCGCTTGGGCTGACCGCCGTGGCGATGCCGACGGTCGATCTTGTCTTCCACCCGCAATGCTTCCTGTCCGAAGGGCATTTCGCCGGCCCCGATGCGGCGCGTGCCGCGGCCTTCCTCGAAATGGCGAACGATCCGACCATCGACGCAATCTGGTTTGCGCGCGGCGGCTATGGCTCGAACCGCATCCTCCACACCGTCCTCCCGCAATTGGGCGCGGCGGCGCGGCGGAAAACCTATCTCGGTTATTCCGACATGGGGTTCCTGCTCGGCGCGCTCTATGCTGCGAAGATCGGGCGGCCGGTCCACGGCCCGATGGTAGGGGATGTCACGCGCCGCGACGGCGGCGTTGCCTTTGCGCGCAGCCTTCGCTGGCTGGTGAACAAGGACCGCGGGGTGCTCGAACCCGGCCTCGACGCCGCGTTCAAGGGCCGCCCCGCCGCCGCTTTCAACCTCGCGATCCTCACCGCACTGACCGGCACGCCGTGGCTGCCCGATCTGACCGATCACGTGCTGCTGATCGAGGATGTGTCCGAACCGCTCTACCGGATCGATCGGATGCTCTTCACGATGGCGCACGCGACGCAACTGAAGGGACTGGCGGGCGTGCGGCTGGGGCAGGTGAGCGATGTCCAGCCCAACGATCCGCCCTGGGGCGAGACGCTCGAGACGATGATCACGCGCTGGTGCGGCGAAATGGGCGTGCCCTATCTCGGCCGCGCGGCGGTCGAACACGGGGCGAACAATCACGTGGTGCCGTTCGGGTTGGCGTAA